CAGGTTGTACGTTCGCAGCTGCTGTTACAGCAAACCTTGCAAATGGACTTGACGTTAAAGAAGCTGTATTGGAGGCAAAAGAATTTGTTGCTGCTGCGATCACACACGGTTGGAAATTGAACCAATTCGTAGGCCCTGTAATGCATGGTGCAAAAGGTGTTTACGGAGCTCCTGAAATTACAGTAACTGAAATTTAATTACCCCAGTAACTTTCAATTGTTTTAAAAATAGAGCTTCCACTCTAGATTAAGGGTGGAAGCTTCTTTGCATTTTATGATTGGACAAAATTCATTTATGCTCTCTTCGAACATTTTTAGTACCATTTTTTATATTGAATCTTTCTTCTTCCCCATGTATAAATTGTACTTAACAATAATCCAGCAGACATTAAAATTCCTGCAACTGCTGTGATCAAACAGATCCATTCGTAGATTGAATACCCAAAAATTTTCGACCAATCAAAACGATCATTCCACTCAATAACAACCAAATTCATACCGAAAATGCCTGATATTACCGAGAACATCGTTAAAATAAATAATAATTGGTTTTGTCTTTGATCGGCAGTTTTTTCTTGATTAACATATAATGCATCAAGCGTTTTTGCTACATCACCAAATAATTCATCGATTCGAAAAATATGCCTTAATCTCTTAGCAGTTTCCCGACTAGATGAACGGCTACTGACCTCTTGAAAATAAAATTTAGATGAAAACATGGTAATTTGTTTCATTAATCTTTCAACATATACCTCATCTGTTTTCCACGACAACTCGCTATATCTGAACGATAACTCCAATAATGTCAATTTATAAAAATAATGTAATAAGACATTATAATAATGTATACCCATAAATCGAATTCTTGCTTTTTCTCTTAAACCCTCATCTGCTTGCCGAAAAGCAATGGTGATCTGAACATGTTCTGTTGTAATATCGCATAATTTTGGCATATACCGATTATTCATCTTTGTTTTTAAATACTCTTCCATATGTTCTGTATTTCCTGCAGAAATCCATGGAATGTGATCTTCCGTATAACCATCTAATTGACTAGCTCTGTACAGTTGTTCGATCGATAAATGATCCTCATCTACCTCAATATAAGTAGCTACAAGCATGCGTTCATCTTCAAAAAAGGGCAAGCTACCATAGTATCCATTGCGGACTTCATCGTGAATAATGTACGGTTGAATTTCTGGGCATAAATAAAGCATGATGAAATCGTTAATGTTATAAAAAGTAAAGGAAGAAACATAAAGTCGAACGCCTCTTTCGTCCAGTGTTTTCGGTTCGAGTGTTCGAAAATGATGCATAAAATCAAGCGTTTCAGATAGAGAGTAGTCCTTTTCTAATTCAACCCTTATTGTGACAAACCCCACTCCAAAAGGACAAAGGACTACATCCACACTTAATATTTGAAAAAAATAATGCCTTTCATGAATAACCAACTCTCCTTTTTTAGGGATTGCTTTTGAAAAGCGATGAAACGCATCTTCTTCTAGACTACTCGGAAAAAGACGTCGTTCTATGTAAGGCAAAAAGTGTTGATTTAACGCAACGTTTGAAATATGGATATCCCCATAATAAGCTGATTGTTGTGTGTCATCTTGTAAATCAAAATATTTAAAGCCATTTGATAATAGTTCTTCAGCCAACATCTTTTCTTTTTTAGAGATAAATAAAAAAGGCATCATAGAAGTCATCCATGCTCTGGATATTTTACTTTCTTCATCAATATTAGGTAAAGTTAACTTCAATTTAATCACCTCCAAATATCAGTATTCCCATCAAAACTTTGTTTATAAACATCGATTGTATGATTGCAGTAATTCTTGCCTCCTTACAATTGATCTGAATAGTTATCAGAATTTTTCTACAATAGATTCCTATTAATCTAAAAATGCTTAGCAATCGCTTTTATAAAAAGAATTCTCTATACTATACAGTAGATTCTATCTTTGGAAGGAGCTTTTAGATGGAAATAGTAGATACACAAAAACTACAAGAACTTCTTAATTCCTTTGCGAATAAGGATGTCTATATACACTTAGAAACGACGAATGGTGCCTACGCAACTCACTTCGATAAACAAGTGTTTAACGCTGGTGCTTTTATACGCAATGTAAAATTAAGTTATGAATTAGGCAAAGTAACGCCAGATCAACCACACCGTGTTGGTTTAAAATTGCATAATGATGGCTGGGTATATGCACAAGGCATTACACACTATGAGTTAGATGGCCAAAATCGCTTATTAATGGCTGGTCATGGCTATGATGGCAAATTGGCTGTCGCATTAGAAATTAGCGAAACACCATTTGCTTATTAAAAGGAGTTGAAAAAGATGCTACAACCTGAACGTCAAATTCTTGTCGTGTTCCCTCATCCCGATGATGAAGCATTTGGAGTATCTGGAACATTGGCACAATACGCACAAGCGGGTACACCGATTACATACGCTTGTCTAACTTTAGGTGAAATGGGTCGTAATCTTGGAAACCCTCCTTTCACAACGCGTGAAGGATTACCTCTTATCCGTAAAGAAGAATTA
This window of the Rummeliibacillus pycnus genome carries:
- a CDS encoding magnesium transporter CorA family protein is translated as MKLTLPNIDEESKISRAWMTSMMPFLFISKKEKMLAEELLSNGFKYFDLQDDTQQSAYYGDIHISNVALNQHFLPYIERRLFPSSLEEDAFHRFSKAIPKKGELVIHERHYFFQILSVDVVLCPFGVGFVTIRVELEKDYSLSETLDFMHHFRTLEPKTLDERGVRLYVSSFTFYNINDFIMLYLCPEIQPYIIHDEVRNGYYGSLPFFEDERMLVATYIEVDEDHLSIEQLYRASQLDGYTEDHIPWISAGNTEHMEEYLKTKMNNRYMPKLCDITTEHVQITIAFRQADEGLREKARIRFMGIHYYNVLLHYFYKLTLLELSFRYSELSWKTDEVYVERLMKQITMFSSKFYFQEVSSRSSSRETAKRLRHIFRIDELFGDVAKTLDALYVNQEKTADQRQNQLLFILTMFSVISGIFGMNLVVIEWNDRFDWSKIFGYSIYEWICLITAVAGILMSAGLLLSTIYTWGRRKIQYKKWY
- a CDS encoding YojF family protein, whose amino-acid sequence is MEIVDTQKLQELLNSFANKDVYIHLETTNGAYATHFDKQVFNAGAFIRNVKLSYELGKVTPDQPHRVGLKLHNDGWVYAQGITHYELDGQNRLLMAGHGYDGKLAVALEISETPFAY